From one Bradyrhizobium sp. Ash2021 genomic stretch:
- a CDS encoding DUF6468 domain-containing protein encodes MSHSFGIVIESLVAVLLMLTIGYCMLLNARLKRLKADEHSLKATIGELITATEIAERAIGGLKHTVRDVNENLGSQLTAAAQMSAHLKNQLAEGDGVIRRLSRIAAAARPSSESAEAAPKVSAAKAVAAAAQAFSDRRRADGLAA; translated from the coding sequence ATGAGTCATTCCTTTGGAATTGTGATCGAGAGCCTGGTGGCGGTGCTGCTGATGCTCACGATCGGCTATTGCATGCTGCTCAACGCCCGCCTGAAGCGCCTGAAGGCGGACGAACATTCGCTGAAAGCGACGATCGGTGAACTGATCACGGCGACCGAAATCGCCGAGCGCGCGATCGGCGGCCTCAAGCATACCGTTCGCGACGTCAACGAGAATCTCGGCAGCCAGCTGACCGCCGCGGCGCAGATGTCGGCGCATCTGAAGAACCAGCTCGCCGAGGGCGACGGCGTGATCCGGCGGCTGTCCAGGATCGCCGCCGCCGCACGGCCCTCGTCGGAGTCGGCTGAGGCGGCGCCCAAGGTTTCGGCCGCCAAGGCGGTCGCCGCGGCGGCACAGGCCTTCTCCGACCGCCGAAGGGCTGATGGCCTCGCCGCATGA
- a CDS encoding helix-turn-helix domain-containing protein, translating to MSNIHYPQFCALARAAELIGERWTLLIIRELLLGPKRFGDLMDHLDGMSPTLLTARLTVLIDSNVVRRITLPRPVNAQLYELTDIGREIQPAIRELIRWGGRFLFPPVPGDTFEPDWVLLGLDAIAKRTPVPEMNVGLVVTHGKKSAGFTVAGGQSGTAIQKGITNCKGTLEAPFDVVLQIVGMGVSLDDAIAAKRAIVSGSAALVRKLPQLFDLAERRRGMMTKQ from the coding sequence ATGAGCAATATCCACTACCCGCAGTTTTGCGCGCTCGCCCGGGCCGCGGAGCTCATTGGCGAGCGTTGGACGCTGCTGATCATCAGAGAGCTTCTGCTTGGGCCGAAGCGGTTTGGCGATCTCATGGATCACCTTGACGGGATGAGCCCGACTTTGCTGACGGCGCGTCTCACGGTTTTGATCGACAGCAATGTGGTTCGCCGGATCACTTTGCCGAGGCCGGTCAATGCACAGCTCTATGAACTGACCGATATCGGTCGCGAGATTCAACCGGCAATACGGGAATTGATCCGCTGGGGAGGCCGCTTTCTGTTTCCGCCGGTGCCCGGGGACACGTTCGAGCCGGATTGGGTGCTGCTCGGCCTGGATGCCATCGCGAAGCGCACGCCGGTGCCCGAAATGAACGTCGGTCTGGTCGTAACGCATGGCAAGAAATCTGCCGGCTTTACCGTTGCGGGCGGCCAGAGCGGAACGGCTATCCAGAAGGGCATCACCAATTGCAAGGGAACGCTGGAAGCGCCGTTCGACGTTGTACTCCAGATCGTTGGCATGGGCGTGTCGCTCGATGATGCGATAGCGGCGAAGCGCGCGATAGTGAGTGGCTCGGCAGCGCTCGTTCGCAAGCTGCCGCAACTGTTCGACCTCGCGGAACGCAGGCGTGGGATGATGACGAAGCAGTAG
- the flgG gene encoding flagellar basal-body rod protein FlgG, whose protein sequence is MRALYTAATGMAAQELNVQVISNNIANLRTTGYKKQRAAFQDLIYDHVRRVGAQASDQGTILPVGVDLGGGVKTVGTPRLMSQGTLAATGNDLDIAIRGEGFFKIQMPDGTFAYTRDGSFQMDNTGRVVNAQGNPVQPTITIPQNASGITINAQGQLSVTLPGSTTPTTVGQIGLTRFINKAGLQPIGDNLFTDTPASGAPQDGIANTDGFGDMQQSNLEQANVEVVSEISDLIAAQRAYEMNAKVVSAADQMLQSATALFR, encoded by the coding sequence ATGCGCGCTCTTTATACCGCAGCGACCGGAATGGCGGCACAGGAACTCAACGTTCAGGTGATCTCCAACAACATCGCCAACCTGCGCACCACCGGCTACAAGAAGCAGCGCGCCGCGTTCCAGGACCTGATCTACGATCATGTGCGCCGGGTCGGCGCGCAGGCCTCCGACCAGGGCACCATCCTGCCGGTCGGCGTCGACCTCGGCGGCGGCGTCAAAACCGTCGGCACGCCGCGGCTGATGAGCCAGGGCACGCTGGCGGCGACCGGCAACGATCTCGACATCGCGATCCGCGGCGAAGGCTTCTTCAAGATCCAGATGCCGGACGGCACCTTTGCCTACACCCGCGACGGCTCGTTCCAGATGGACAACACCGGCCGCGTCGTCAACGCGCAGGGCAACCCGGTGCAGCCGACCATCACGATCCCGCAGAACGCCTCGGGCATCACCATCAACGCGCAGGGCCAGCTCTCGGTAACGCTGCCGGGCTCGACCACGCCGACCACGGTCGGCCAGATCGGCCTGACCCGCTTCATCAACAAGGCCGGCCTGCAGCCGATCGGCGACAATTTGTTCACGGATACGCCGGCCTCCGGCGCGCCGCAGGACGGCATCGCCAACACCGACGGTTTTGGCGACATGCAGCAGTCCAATCTCGAACAGGCCAACGTCGAAGTGGTCTCGGAAATCTCCGATTTGATCGCAGCCCAGCGCGCCTACGAGATGAACGCAAAGGTCGTCAGCGCGGCCGACCAGATGCTGCAATCCGCTACTGCCCTGTTCCGCTGA
- a CDS encoding tetratricopeptide repeat protein, whose amino-acid sequence MGRTAAAGIWSLGRALARTARSCIGLPSSRSIILVVAGLTLSLPCRAQDLAKQDPVKGEASFSAAGGYARLVLKLAEDVESEVTTAGSIIVIRFKRPVDIPVDKLSDAVPDYVGSARRDPDGSAIRLSLQRRATVNTMTAGERIFVDFLPDSWTGPPPSLPQEVIRELSERARIAERALRLQRAAAASKRKPPVRVRASVQPTFVRFVFEMPDGVNVSSVLNDQKLTLQFNSVLAFDLADAKVAAPPNIASISQRVDVDSSAVDITLIGEVDVHSFREEKNYIIDVAFQQAEKSAAAELPAAIAALAPTAAHAPAPAASDRLARESMPPQQPAQVASVTSETFAEEAKIEIKPEQAANAAPAAEQTAPAAEKAAPASENTAPPAEKVTADKAAPETASPAPEMAAPQEAPKAEHRVEEKQAAANEAAKPAPAAQETPARASEAPPKVSPAASPPSAENRGTGKAVAVDARRDSDGFRVTFSFGAATPAAMFRRADTVWLVFDSNRAIDVEPIRAKAGAIIGDVSRLPLEKGQAIRFRLNRPQMPSLTGDDRATGESWTLTFADRVQTPPLPLTVIRNITDPARANVSVPLANPGTLHRLVDPDAGDMLWVVTAPPPTRGFIKRQDFVELSLLESVHGVVVRPNSDDVSAEVGADKVMLGRPGGLTLSSADVAAERATAAVRPLFDVNEWRKNREEKFLARLDALIAAAAAAAPDLRSQARLDLADFYMANGMYEEAHGLANLILSETKQGTEDAGVMMVRAVSGILIGRPDGGLKDLANPAIGNGYDSQLWQALAFARQGKWADAREKFKNAEFSIAVLPLELQRIVTAEAMRASLEVKDYAGASRRRSELEVVGVPKEMKPSVAVLRGRLAEALGHDKDALDEYRFAANSADRPSAAEGRLLEVLLRQKRGELGQAEVLRELETLSAIWRGDGIEVKTLQTLARIYADTGRYSESFAAVRTATRLQPNSELSRQGQDAASALFAQLYLSPKGEDMKPIDALGMFYENRELTPIGRRGDEMIRRLADRLVAVDLLDQAAELLQYQIDKRLEGAARAQVAAKLAMVYLTNRKPDRAIAALRTTRIADLSGELRQQRLLLEARAQSDVGRHDLALDIISNITGPEAIRLRSDIYWASRKWREASEQIELYYADRWRDFTPLNAAEKGDVIRAVVGYALAEDAIGLARFREKYAPLMIGEADRLAFDTASKPATSSSAEFAQIAKMAASVDTLDGFVREMKTRFPDATARAPLLPEARADPVHTGSLPAIVGLRQIGAAR is encoded by the coding sequence ATGGGGCGAACGGCTGCCGCTGGAATCTGGTCGCTGGGCCGCGCATTGGCGCGGACGGCCAGATCTTGCATCGGCCTGCCGTCATCGCGCTCGATCATCCTCGTCGTCGCCGGTTTGACGCTGTCCTTGCCCTGCCGGGCGCAGGATCTGGCCAAACAAGACCCGGTCAAGGGCGAGGCGAGTTTTTCGGCCGCCGGCGGTTACGCGCGGCTGGTGCTGAAGCTCGCCGAGGACGTCGAATCCGAAGTCACCACGGCCGGTTCGATCATCGTGATCCGGTTCAAGCGTCCGGTGGACATTCCGGTCGACAAATTGTCGGACGCGGTGCCCGACTATGTCGGCTCCGCACGGCGCGATCCCGACGGCTCCGCGATCCGGCTGTCGCTGCAGCGTCGGGCGACCGTCAACACCATGACCGCGGGCGAGCGGATCTTCGTCGACTTCCTGCCCGACAGCTGGACCGGCCCGCCGCCCTCGCTGCCGCAGGAAGTCATTCGCGAATTGTCGGAGCGGGCGCGAATTGCCGAACGCGCGCTTCGCTTGCAGCGCGCGGCCGCGGCGTCGAAAAGAAAGCCGCCGGTTCGCGTCCGCGCCTCGGTGCAGCCGACATTCGTGCGCTTCGTGTTTGAAATGCCCGATGGCGTCAATGTTTCGTCGGTGCTCAACGACCAGAAGCTGACATTGCAGTTCAACAGCGTGCTGGCCTTCGATCTGGCGGATGCCAAGGTGGCGGCGCCGCCGAACATCGCCTCGATCAGCCAGCGGGTCGATGTCGATTCCTCGGCGGTCGACATCACGCTGATCGGTGAAGTCGACGTCCACTCGTTCCGCGAGGAGAAGAACTACATCATCGACGTCGCCTTCCAGCAGGCCGAAAAGTCCGCCGCGGCCGAATTGCCTGCCGCGATTGCGGCGCTTGCCCCCACCGCTGCACACGCTCCGGCACCGGCCGCCAGCGACAGGCTGGCCAGGGAGTCGATGCCGCCGCAACAGCCGGCGCAGGTCGCGTCGGTGACCTCGGAGACGTTCGCCGAGGAGGCGAAGATCGAGATCAAGCCCGAACAGGCCGCCAACGCAGCGCCCGCGGCGGAGCAGACAGCGCCGGCGGCGGAGAAGGCTGCGCCTGCGTCAGAGAACACCGCGCCCCCGGCCGAGAAGGTTACGGCTGACAAGGCTGCGCCCGAGACGGCTTCGCCTGCGCCCGAGATGGCCGCTCCCCAGGAGGCGCCGAAAGCGGAGCATCGGGTGGAGGAGAAGCAGGCCGCCGCAAACGAGGCTGCGAAGCCTGCACCGGCAGCCCAGGAAACGCCGGCTCGCGCGTCGGAAGCCCCGCCAAAGGTGTCGCCCGCTGCGTCCCCACCTTCGGCCGAAAATCGCGGCACCGGCAAGGCGGTTGCCGTCGACGCGCGGCGGGACAGCGACGGATTTCGCGTGACGTTTTCGTTCGGTGCGGCGACGCCCGCGGCGATGTTTCGCCGCGCCGACACCGTGTGGCTGGTGTTCGATTCGAACAGGGCGATCGATGTCGAGCCGATCCGCGCCAAGGCCGGCGCGATCATCGGCGACGTCAGCCGGTTGCCGCTGGAAAAAGGCCAGGCCATCCGGTTCCGTCTCAACCGCCCGCAGATGCCGTCGCTGACCGGCGACGACCGCGCCACCGGCGAGAGCTGGACGCTGACATTTGCCGACCGGGTGCAAACGCCGCCGCTGCCGCTGACGGTGATCCGCAACATCACCGACCCCGCGCGCGCCAATGTCAGCGTGCCGCTGGCGAACCCCGGCACGCTGCACCGGCTGGTCGATCCCGACGCCGGCGATATGCTCTGGGTGGTGACCGCGCCGCCGCCGACCCGCGGCTTCATCAAGCGGCAGGATTTCGTCGAGCTGTCGCTGCTGGAATCCGTTCACGGCGTGGTGGTTCGTCCGAACTCCGACGATGTCAGCGCCGAGGTCGGCGCCGACAAGGTCATGCTCGGCAGGCCGGGCGGTCTCACGCTGTCATCGGCTGACGTCGCGGCCGAACGCGCCACCGCCGCGGTCCGTCCGCTGTTCGACGTCAACGAATGGCGCAAGAACCGGGAGGAGAAATTTCTCGCGCGGCTGGACGCGCTGATCGCCGCTGCCGCCGCCGCCGCGCCCGACCTGCGCTCGCAGGCCCGGCTCGACCTTGCCGATTTCTACATGGCGAACGGGATGTATGAGGAAGCCCACGGCCTCGCCAATCTGATCCTCTCGGAGACCAAGCAGGGGACCGAGGACGCCGGCGTGATGATGGTGCGTGCGGTCTCCGGCATCCTGATCGGCCGGCCGGACGGGGGATTGAAGGATCTCGCCAACCCGGCGATCGGAAACGGCTACGATTCCCAATTGTGGCAGGCGCTGGCCTTTGCGCGCCAGGGCAAATGGGCGGATGCGCGCGAGAAGTTCAAGAACGCCGAATTCTCGATCGCGGTGCTGCCGCTGGAGCTGCAGCGCATCGTGACCGCGGAGGCGATGCGGGCATCGCTCGAAGTGAAGGATTATGCCGGCGCCTCGCGTCGCCGCAGCGAGCTCGAAGTGGTCGGCGTCCCCAAGGAGATGAAGCCTTCGGTCGCGGTGTTGCGCGGGCGGCTCGCCGAGGCGCTCGGACACGACAAGGACGCGCTCGATGAGTACAGGTTCGCGGCCAACTCCGCCGACCGGCCTTCGGCGGCCGAAGGCAGGCTGCTCGAGGTGTTGCTGCGGCAGAAGCGCGGCGAACTCGGCCAGGCCGAGGTCCTGCGCGAGCTGGAGACGCTGTCGGCGATCTGGCGCGGCGACGGGATCGAGGTGAAGACGCTGCAGACGTTGGCGCGCATCTATGCCGATACCGGGCGCTATTCTGAATCGTTCGCCGCGGTCAGGACCGCAACAAGGCTGCAGCCGAATTCCGAACTGTCACGGCAAGGCCAGGATGCGGCGTCGGCGCTGTTTGCGCAATTGTATCTCAGCCCCAAAGGCGAGGACATGAAGCCGATCGATGCGCTCGGCATGTTCTACGAAAACCGCGAGCTGACGCCGATCGGCCGGCGCGGCGACGAGATGATCCGGCGGCTGGCGGACCGGCTGGTTGCGGTCGACCTGCTCGATCAGGCAGCCGAGCTGTTGCAATACCAGATCGACAAGCGGCTGGAGGGGGCTGCGCGCGCGCAGGTGGCGGCAAAGCTTGCGATGGTCTATCTGACCAACCGCAAGCCGGACCGCGCGATCGCCGCGCTTCGCACCACCCGGATCGCGGATCTCTCCGGGGAGTTGCGGCAGCAGCGGCTGCTGCTCGAGGCACGCGCGCAAAGCGACGTCGGGCGCCACGATCTCGCGCTCGACATCATCTCCAATATCACCGGGCCGGAAGCGATCCGGCTGCGCTCCGACATCTACTGGGCCTCGCGGAAGTGGCGCGAGGCCTCCGAACAGATCGAATTGTACTATGCCGATCGCTGGCGCGACTTCACACCGCTCAACGCGGCGGAGAAGGGCGACGTGATCCGCGCCGTGGTCGGATATGCGCTGGCGGAAGATGCCATCGGCCTGGCGCGATTCCGCGAGAAATACGCGCCCTTGATGATCGGCGAGGCGGACCGGCTGGCGTTCGACACTGCCAGCAAGCCGGCCACCTCCAGCAGCGCCGAATTCGCCCAGATCGCCAAGATGGCCGCCAGCGTCGATACGCTGGACGGCTTCGTCCGTGAAATGAAGACCCGCTTCCCGGACGCCACCGCGCGCGCGCCGCTGCTGCCGGAAGCCAGAGCCGACCCGGTCCACACCGGTTCCCTGCCGGCGATCGTCGGCTTGAGGCAGATCGGCGCGGCGCGATAG
- a CDS encoding enoyl-CoA hydratase/isomerase family protein has protein sequence MNQQLAEREDLLFTLDDGIGRIVFNRPQARNAFTFEMYERLAEICDRANTDRAIKVLVLRGAGDKAFAAGTDINQFRAFETPQDGIEYERRIDRVLTTLEQCRVPTIAAITGACTGGGAAIAATCDLRIGTANTRIGFPIARTLGNCLSMSSISRLTALIGPARVKDLIFTARLVGAEEAASVGLLTEVVDDLAALDKRADEVARLVASHAPLTLSATKHAVARLQKRLTKDEGEDLILMCYMSRDFREGLDAFLTKRAPQWRGE, from the coding sequence ATGAACCAGCAACTGGCCGAGCGGGAGGATCTCCTCTTCACGCTCGACGACGGCATCGGCCGGATCGTTTTCAATCGCCCGCAGGCCAGGAACGCCTTCACCTTCGAAATGTATGAGCGCCTCGCCGAGATCTGCGATCGGGCCAACACGGACCGCGCCATCAAGGTCCTCGTGCTGCGGGGCGCCGGCGACAAAGCCTTCGCCGCCGGCACCGATATCAACCAGTTCCGCGCGTTCGAGACGCCGCAGGACGGGATCGAGTATGAGCGTCGCATCGATCGCGTGCTCACGACCCTCGAACAATGCCGGGTGCCGACCATCGCTGCGATCACCGGTGCCTGCACCGGCGGCGGTGCAGCCATCGCGGCCACCTGCGACCTGCGCATCGGCACCGCGAACACCCGGATCGGATTTCCCATCGCGCGGACGCTCGGCAACTGTCTGTCGATGTCGAGTATCAGCCGTCTCACCGCGCTGATCGGTCCGGCACGGGTGAAAGATCTGATTTTCACGGCGCGGCTCGTCGGGGCGGAGGAGGCGGCCTCGGTCGGCCTTCTCACCGAAGTCGTCGACGATCTGGCGGCGCTCGACAAGCGTGCCGATGAAGTCGCGAGACTTGTCGCAAGCCACGCGCCGCTGACGCTGAGCGCAACCAAGCACGCGGTCGCGCGATTGCAAAAACGGCTTACGAAGGACGAAGGCGAAGACCTGATCCTGATGTGCTACATGAGCCGGGATTTCCGCGAAGGCCTCGATGCGTTTCTCACCAAGCGCGCGCCGCAATGGCGCGGCGAGTAG
- the fliL gene encoding flagellar basal body-associated protein FliL produces the protein MADNEAEGAADGAEGSSAKKGKLKLMIAAVGFIAILGGGAGWFFFMRGGHGEEMRAEALPPKPPSFVEVPDMMVNLVGAPGERVQYLKMKIVLEVKEEKQAESIKPSLPRVTDLFQTYLRELRPSDLNGSAGLFRLKEELTKRVNSAVSPNQVSAVLFKEVLVQ, from the coding sequence ATGGCGGACAACGAAGCGGAAGGCGCGGCCGACGGCGCCGAAGGCTCGTCTGCGAAAAAGGGCAAGCTCAAGCTGATGATCGCCGCGGTGGGATTCATCGCCATCCTCGGCGGCGGCGCGGGCTGGTTCTTCTTCATGCGCGGCGGTCACGGCGAGGAGATGCGCGCCGAAGCGCTGCCGCCGAAGCCGCCGTCCTTTGTCGAAGTGCCGGACATGATGGTCAATCTGGTCGGCGCGCCGGGCGAGCGGGTGCAATATCTCAAAATGAAGATCGTGCTCGAGGTCAAGGAAGAGAAGCAGGCCGAGTCCATCAAGCCGTCCCTGCCGCGCGTCACCGATCTGTTCCAGACGTACTTGCGCGAATTGCGGCCGTCCGATCTGAACGGTTCGGCCGGACTGTTTCGCCTCAAGGAAGAGCTGACCAAGCGGGTGAATTCGGCGGTATCGCCCAATCAGGTCAGCGCGGTGCTGTTCAAGGAAGTTCTCGTCCAGTGA
- the fliM gene encoding flagellar motor switch protein FliM — MAGNNDQVDQDAIAAQWEASLDSEDPAEAAEAAAANELSESMALQWAAMVEDGSRDFGNKNSGERVLSQEEIDNLLGFTVGDVNLDDHSGIRAIIDSAMVSYERLPMLEIVFDRLVRLMTTSLRNFTSDNVEVSLDRITSVRFGDYMNSIPLPAVLCVFKAEEWENFGLATVDSSLIYSIIDVLLGGRRGQTSMRIEGRPYTTIETNLVKRLVEVVLSDAEQAFRPLSPVTFSIDRLETNPRFAAISRPANAAILVRLRIDMEDRGGNIELLLPYATIEPIRPVLLQMFMGEKFGRDPIWEGHFATEVAQAEIAVDAVLYEADIPLKQLMKLKVGDTLPLEMRADALVSVRCGNVVLTEGRMGRVGDRVAIRVTKQLRKPNTTFAMFEKADEQTKLMEAP, encoded by the coding sequence ATGGCTGGCAACAACGATCAGGTCGATCAGGACGCAATTGCCGCCCAATGGGAAGCCTCGCTGGATTCCGAGGACCCGGCGGAGGCCGCGGAAGCGGCTGCGGCCAATGAACTCTCCGAGAGCATGGCGCTGCAATGGGCCGCCATGGTCGAGGACGGCAGCCGCGACTTCGGCAACAAGAACTCCGGCGAGCGGGTGCTGTCGCAGGAGGAGATCGACAATCTGCTCGGCTTCACCGTCGGCGACGTCAATCTCGACGACCATTCCGGCATCCGCGCCATCATCGATTCGGCGATGGTGTCCTACGAGCGTCTGCCGATGCTCGAAATCGTGTTCGACCGCCTGGTGCGGCTGATGACCACGAGCCTGCGCAACTTCACCAGCGACAACGTCGAAGTCTCGCTCGACCGCATCACCTCGGTGCGGTTCGGCGACTACATGAATTCGATCCCGCTGCCGGCCGTGCTTTGCGTGTTCAAGGCCGAGGAGTGGGAAAATTTCGGCCTCGCCACCGTGGATTCCAGCCTGATCTATTCGATCATCGACGTGCTGCTCGGCGGCCGCCGCGGCCAGACTTCGATGCGAATCGAGGGCCGGCCCTACACCACGATCGAAACCAATCTGGTCAAGCGGCTGGTCGAGGTCGTGCTGTCGGACGCCGAGCAGGCGTTCCGGCCGCTGTCGCCGGTGACGTTCTCGATCGACCGCCTGGAAACCAATCCGCGCTTTGCCGCCATCAGCCGCCCGGCCAACGCCGCGATCCTGGTGCGCCTGCGCATCGACATGGAAGACCGCGGCGGCAATATCGAGCTGCTGCTGCCCTATGCGACCATCGAGCCGATCCGGCCGGTGCTGTTGCAGATGTTCATGGGCGAAAAATTCGGCCGCGACCCGATCTGGGAAGGCCATTTCGCCACCGAGGTGGCGCAGGCCGAGATCGCGGTCGATGCCGTGCTCTACGAGGCCGATATCCCGCTGAAGCAGCTGATGAAGCTGAAGGTCGGCGACACCCTGCCACTGGAAATGCGTGCCGATGCGCTGGTCTCGGTTCGCTGCGGCAACGTCGTCCTGACCGAAGGCCGCATGGGCCGGGTCGGCGATCGCGTCGCCATTCGCGTTACCAAGCAGTTGCGCAAGCCGAATACCACCTTCGCGATGTTCGAGAAGGCCGACGAGCAAACCAAGCTGATGGAGGCACCATGA
- a CDS encoding GntR family transcriptional regulator — protein sequence MLHEEVVGRVRAMLLEGEIPPGARIPERDLCEKLQISRTPLREALKVLAAEGLVQLLPNRGSRAAKLTDKDMRDLFEVCQGLEALAGELASERITDAEIAAVAATHAAMAQHYQNSDLLQYYRCNRAIHEAIVTAAGNPVLSGLYESVTARIRRARYVTPMTPPRWALALQEHEAILNALRRRDGLGLAHILRTHLRHKREEVLQAGFAETENPGVAQAPLLQPA from the coding sequence ATGCTGCATGAGGAGGTCGTCGGCCGGGTCCGCGCGATGCTGCTCGAAGGCGAAATTCCGCCGGGGGCGCGGATTCCCGAACGCGACCTCTGCGAGAAGCTGCAAATTTCGCGCACACCGCTGCGCGAGGCGCTCAAGGTGCTCGCCGCCGAAGGCCTCGTCCAACTCCTGCCCAACCGTGGCTCGCGCGCAGCCAAGCTCACCGACAAGGACATGCGCGACCTGTTCGAGGTCTGCCAGGGCCTTGAGGCCCTGGCCGGCGAACTCGCCAGCGAGCGCATCACCGATGCGGAGATCGCCGCAGTCGCCGCCACCCACGCCGCGATGGCGCAGCACTACCAAAACAGCGATCTGCTGCAGTACTACCGCTGCAACCGCGCCATCCACGAGGCCATCGTCACCGCCGCCGGCAACCCGGTGCTATCGGGGCTTTATGAATCGGTGACCGCGCGCATCCGCCGCGCCCGCTATGTGACCCCGATGACGCCGCCGCGCTGGGCGTTGGCGCTTCAGGAACACGAGGCGATCCTGAATGCGCTGCGACGCCGCGACGGACTGGGACTGGCGCACATCCTGCGTACGCATCTTCGTCACAAACGCGAAGAAGTCTTGCAAGCGGGTTTTGCGGAAACGGAAAATCCGGGCGTTGCCCAGGCGCCGCTGCTGCAGCCGGCTTGA
- a CDS encoding flagellar protein FlbB — MKSFRDIRVIPVVLVAVFGLAVLKIAGLVLDGGYVFDYDPNSTQKSWAQETINFPGGPKANSRNDLKGDSDITGSVHEKPKEEAPEPAAPAAEAPKPDGVMVYPEQAQGVSPSERAILERLQARRQELETRAREIDIRENLLKSAEKRIESRVEEMKATEARITTATGQKAEVEAARMKGIITMYEAMKPKDAAKVFDRLEMSVLFEIASQIAPRKMSDILGLMQPEAAERLTVEMARRANPDRSASSADLPKIEGKMLSQKPN; from the coding sequence ATGAAATCCTTCCGTGACATTCGCGTCATTCCGGTCGTCCTGGTCGCGGTCTTCGGCCTTGCAGTGCTGAAGATCGCCGGCCTGGTGCTCGATGGAGGATATGTCTTCGACTACGATCCGAACTCGACCCAAAAGTCATGGGCACAGGAAACCATCAACTTCCCCGGCGGCCCCAAGGCAAATTCCAGAAACGATCTGAAGGGCGATTCCGATATCACCGGTTCGGTGCATGAAAAGCCCAAGGAAGAGGCACCGGAACCGGCGGCACCCGCGGCCGAAGCGCCCAAGCCCGATGGCGTCATGGTTTATCCCGAGCAGGCCCAGGGGGTGTCGCCGTCGGAGCGGGCGATCCTCGAACGGCTGCAGGCGCGGCGGCAGGAACTGGAGACGCGCGCCCGCGAAATCGACATCAGGGAAAACCTGCTCAAGTCGGCCGAGAAACGCATCGAGTCGCGGGTCGAGGAGATGAAGGCCACCGAGGCGCGGATCACGACCGCGACCGGACAAAAGGCCGAAGTCGAAGCCGCGCGCATGAAGGGCATCATCACCATGTATGAGGCCATGAAGCCAAAGGATGCCGCCAAGGTGTTCGACCGGCTGGAAATGTCGGTGCTGTTCGAAATCGCCTCCCAGATCGCTCCGCGCAAGATGTCCGACATCCTCGGCCTGATGCAGCCGGAAGCGGCCGAACGGCTCACCGTCGAGATGGCGCGCCGGGCCAATCCGGACCGCTCCGCCTCCAGCGCCGATCTGCCCAAGATCGAAGGCAAGATGCTGTCGCAAAAGCCCAATTAA
- the flgF gene encoding flagellar basal-body rod protein FlgF, producing MENTLLVGLSRQMTLERQMDVVANNVANVNTSGFKADRSLFEEYLRSGAHEDNFASSDRRVSFVQDRGTFHDFAPGSTELTKNPLDVAIDGAGFLVVQTPAGERYTRDGGLQINNQGQLVTVSGNPVLGASGPIVFQPTDHDISIAADGYVTVQEGIGRTDSVRGKLRMVSFADAQKLLKEGSNLYSAGTGTAAQPDTTSRVRQGFIEKSNVNSVTEMSRMIEITRTYTQISTLLQQQSDLHKSAIEKLADVPA from the coding sequence ATGGAGAATACGCTTCTCGTCGGACTTTCGCGGCAGATGACGCTGGAACGGCAGATGGATGTCGTTGCCAACAACGTTGCGAACGTCAATACGTCAGGTTTCAAGGCCGACCGCTCGCTGTTCGAGGAATATCTGCGGTCGGGCGCGCATGAGGATAATTTCGCCTCCAGCGACCGCCGCGTCTCCTTCGTGCAGGACCGCGGCACCTTCCACGATTTCGCACCCGGCAGTACCGAGCTGACCAAGAACCCGCTCGACGTCGCGATCGACGGCGCCGGCTTCCTGGTGGTGCAGACCCCGGCCGGCGAGCGCTACACCCGCGACGGCGGCCTGCAGATCAACAACCAGGGCCAGCTCGTCACCGTCAGCGGCAATCCCGTGCTCGGCGCCTCCGGCCCGATCGTGTTCCAGCCGACCGACCATGACATCAGCATCGCCGCCGACGGCTATGTCACGGTGCAGGAAGGCATCGGCCGCACCGACTCGGTCCGCGGCAAGCTGCGGATGGTGAGCTTTGCCGATGCGCAGAAGCTGCTGAAGGAAGGCTCCAACCTCTATTCGGCCGGCACCGGCACCGCCGCGCAGCCGGACACCACCTCGCGCGTGCGCCAGGGCTTTATCGAGAAATCGAACGTCAATTCGGTCACCGAGATGAGCCGCATGATCGAGATCACGCGCACCTACACCCAGATTTCGACGCTGCTGCAGCAGCAGAGCGACTTGCACAAATCCGCCATCGAGAAACTCGCCGACGTTCCGGCTTAA